One Micromonas commoda chromosome 7, complete sequence genomic window carries:
- a CDS encoding predicted protein — MTPGETAVADVSKDGAFVRKDAIFRNRITPDGPYTPESGRYHLYVSYACPWACRTLSLLHLKGLTQHVTVSSVHPTWQRTRPDDPDDKHAGWCFVGTDGASVSGPSGVGSFPGGPSYNCTPDHLFESTFVRDVYDRAMGGAAVGTRFTVPILWDKQTNTIVSNESSEIIRDLNSQFNAFADNKELDLYPEALRPAIDEVNEWVYHGINNGVYKCGFATSQGAYDAAVTELFRCLDRCEDILGKRRYIAGDVLTEADVRLFPTLVRFDEVYVVYFKTNKKFIHQYPNLWNYVKDVYQTPGMRHSVNMWHIKTHYFTSHPVLNANAIVPIGPDLNLDEPHDRHRFGAAK, encoded by the coding sequence ATGACTCCCGGCGagaccgccgtcgcggacgtctccAAGGACGGCGCTTTCGTCCGTAAGGATGCCATCTTCCGCAACAGGATCACTCCCGACGGTCCGTACACCCCCGAGAGCGGGCGGTACCACCTCTACGTCTCCTACGCGTGCCCGTGGGCGTGCCGCACGCTCTCCCTGCTCCACCTCAAGGGACTCACCCAGCACGTCACGGTCTCGTCCGTGCACCCCACGTGGCAGCGCACGAGGcccgacgacccggacgatAAGCACGCCGGATGGTGCTTCGTGGGCACagacggcgcgtccgtctccggGCCCTCGGGCGTCGGTTCGTTCCCCGGCGGACCGTCGTATAACTGTACCCCGGACCATCTCTTCGAAAGTACATTCGTTCGCGACGTGTACGACCGAGCcatgggcggcgcggcggttggCACCCGATTCACGGTGCCCATCCTGTGGGACAAACAGACGAACACGATCGTGAGCAACGAGAGCAGCGAGATCATCCGCGACCTCAACTCGCAGTTCAACGCGTTCGCGGACAACAAGGAGCTGGACCTGTAccccgaggcgctcaggcccgccatcgacgaggtcAACGAGTGGGTGTACCACGGCATCAACAACGGCGTGTACAAGTGCGGATTCGCGACGTCGCAGGGggcgtacgacgccgcggtgaccgaACTGTTTCGCTGTCTGGACAGGTGCGAAGATATCTTGGGTAAGCGTAGGTACAtagccggcgacgtcctgACCGAGGCGGACGTCCGGCTCTTCCCGACGCTCGTGAGGTTCGACGAGGTGTACGTGGTGTACTTCAAGACGAACAAAAAGTTCATCCATCAGTACCCGAACCTGTGGAACTACGTCAAGGACGTGTACCAGACACCCGGGATGAGGCACAGCGTCAACATGTGGCACATCAAGACGCACTACTTCACGTCGCACCCCGTGCTCAACGCCAACGCCATCGTGCCAATCGGACCGGACTTGAACCTGGACGAGCCCCACGACAGGCACAGGTTCGGCGCCGCCAAGTAG
- a CDS encoding predicted protein: MDEFVEAPAAPPPAPAEEDFFAAAPAPVEAAATESFEEAAPAPMPPSASQGSAMDEFFAEGSHSAQSLPSDPDLFAAAPEPQAAEDDFFQAPPPAAAPLAAETFAVSENTAAWKAEAAAAIADKSAAEKRELQSIREEAQAERDLMYSQREKQLTAAHKANREREVQAQTDYKGQGWEGVNALISGEGKTSADLGRMRQIITRLKHSKPASSPSGMFST; this comes from the coding sequence ATGGACGAGTTTGtcgaggcgcccgccgcgcccccccccgcgcccgcggaggaggacttcttcgcggccgcgcccgcgcccgtggaggcggcggcgaccgagagtttcgaggaggccgcgcccgctcccatgcccccgagcgcgagccaGGGCAGCGCCATGGACGAATTCTTCGCCGAGGGTTCCCACAGCGCCCAGTCGCTCCCGTCCGATCCGGATctgttcgccgccgcgcccgagccccaGGCTGCGGAGGATGACTTCTTCCAGGCGccacctcccgccgcggcgcccctcgcggcggagacctTCGCGGTGAGTGAAAACACCGCGGCGTggaaggcggaggctgccgcggcgatcgcggacaagtccgccgcggagaagcgcgagCTGCAGTCCATCCGGGAGGAGGCTCAGGCTGAGAGGGATCTGATGTACTCGCAGAGGGAGAAGCAGCTCACGGCGGCGCACAAGGCtaaccgcgagcgcgaggtgcaGGCCCAGACCGACTACAAGGGCCAGGGCTGGGAGGGCGTTAACGCGCTCATCTCGGGCGAGGGCAAGACCTCCGCGGACCTCGGGCGGATGCGCCAGATCATCACACGCCTCAAGCACAGCAAGCCagcgagctcgccgtcggggaTGTTCTCCACATGA
- the MAF gene encoding MAF family protein (Nucleotide binding protein Maf. Maf has been implicated in inhibition of septum formation in eukaryotes, bacteria and archaea, but homologs in B.subtilis and S.cerevisiae are nonessential for cell division.) produces MSAKGKGKKGGDANDAKDGYGGEASVGKATGGQTSADALTAAALKEAGISVILGSKSFTRKAILKEMGIPYEVAVADIDEKAIGDRTDSPKDLVMAIAVAKADAIVRKMAAELGPDMDGQWPIAKDTMLVTCDQVVVHDGVVREKPESKDEAREFIRGYGVSAPSTVGAIVVTDLETGGRCVAFDRSTVTFAPVPEEIVEFLVNEGECMNCAGGLMVEHPKMAPLVTELDGAMDSIMGLGKRVVGGLLMEALLDRKLKGLSGGIKKEFIPEDQRVEKS; encoded by the coding sequence ATGTCCGCCAAGGGCAAAGGTAAGaagggcggggacgcgaacgacgcgaaggacgggtacggcggcgaggcgtccgTCGGCAAGGCGACCGGCGGCCAGAcatccgcggacgcgctgaccgccgcggcgctgaaggaAGCCGGGATCAGCGTCATCCTCGGGTCCAAGTCGTTCACGCGCAAGGCGATCCTCAAGGAGATGGGTATCCCGTacgaggtcgccgtcgctgacATCGACGAGAAGGCCATCGGAGACAGGACCGACTCCCCCAAGGACCTCGTCAtggccatcgccgtcgcgaaggctGACGCCATCGTGAGGAAGATGGCTGCGGAGCTCGGTCCCGACATGGACGGCCAGTGGCCCATCGCCAAGGACACCATGCTCGTGACGTGCGATCAGGTGGTGGTGCACGACGGCGTGGTGCGGGAGAAGCCCGAGTCGAAGGACGAGGCCAGGGAGTTCATCCGCGGGTATGGAGTATCGGCGCCGTCAACCGTCGGCGCCATCGTGGTGACCGACCTCGAGACCGGCGGGAGGTGCGTGGCCTTCGACCGCAGCACCGTGACGTTCGCGCCGGTCCCGGAGGAGATCGTGGAGTTCCTCGTGAATGAGGGCGAGTGCATGAACTGCGCGGGCGGGCTGATGGTGGAGCACCCCAAGATGGCTCCGCTGGTGACCGAGTtggacggcgcgatggactCCATCATGGGCCTCGGAAAGAGGGTCGTGGGTGGCTTGCTGATGGAGGCGCTGCTCGATCGCAAGCTCAAGGGTCTGTCCGGCGGCATCAAGAAGGAGTTCATACCCGAGGATCAGCGGGTAGAGAAGAGTTAA
- a CDS encoding predicted protein, which produces MPELPARDDDDACAVRDDAQLCAARLLGSRTENERLKTQPSSAQRDVAELETRLAEAIAFGEQLRRDVDEQEREKSVWKHSSERWYDAYQREREARASCETKAKKSSWTRPLRDTTALARRALGHVARYGGDA; this is translated from the coding sequence ATGCCCGAGctacccgcgcgcgacgacgacgacgcgtgtGCCGTTCGTGacgacgcacagctgtgcgccgcgaGACTCCTCGGCTCGCGCACGGAGAACGAGCGCCTCAAAACAcagccgtcgtcggcgcaaagggacgtcgccgagctcgagacgcgactggcggaggcgatcgcgttcggcgagcaGCTgaggcgcgacgtcgacgagcagGAGAGGGAAAAGTCGGTGTGGAAGCACAGCAGCGAACGGTGGTACGACGCCTACCAGCGCGAacgggaggcgcgcgccagctgtgaGACAAAGGCGAAAAagtcgtcgtggacgcgaccgCTGCGAGACACAACCGCGCTGGCTCGCAGAGCGCTGGGACACGTCGCTCGatacggcggcgacgcgtag
- a CDS encoding SSM4 like ring finger protein (expressed) encodes MSRAGLIFMGTGLTLWELRNHCVADNEALDLEMEEPPKPPKRCCSNSCLFTLAKEVPGDILDQNDLPEARDEEEEDEINCRFCEPTNSCRFCFAGPERGELIAPCDCTGSQEFVHTKCLRQWQKVSMRTKGNRETNCRVCAARYRVPARPLRSRIKLWFSFKARDRLNAYSRVWFQNLVHFLVAHNPKRLARVAMEAAKNGVEAKDVCLPNNPFVRSSSATDLALMLASTEVRIWAGREVRNGKPEIAAIRAVAWFGSMINIATKLREMGVIKG; translated from the exons atgtcgcgcgcgggactcATCTTCATGGGCACCGGTTTGACGCTTTGGGAGCTTCGCAACCATTGCGTCGCCGATAACGAGGCTCTCGACCTCGAGATGGAGGAGCCTCCCAAGCCTCCCAAAAGGTGCTGCTCCAACTCTTGTCTCTTCACACTGGCGAAGGAGGTTCCCGGGGACATTCTCGACCAGAACGATCTTCCCGAGGCGcgtgacgaggaggaggaggacgaaatCAACTGCCGATTCTGCGAGCCCACGAACTCCTGCAGGTTCTGCTTCGCGggccccgagcgcggcgagctcatcgcccCGTGCGATTGCACCGGCTCCCAG GAGTTCGTGCACACCAAGTGCCTCCGCCAGTGGCAAAAGGTTTCCATGCGAACCAAGGGCAACCGCGAGACCAACTGCAGGGTCTGCGCCGCCAGGTaccgcgtccccgcccgtcccCTTCGCTCGAGGATCAAGCTCTGGTTCTCTTTCAAGGCGCGGGACAGGCTCAACGCGTACAGCCGCGTGTGGTTTCAAAACCTCGTTCACTTTCTCGTGGCGCACAACCCGaagcggctcgcgcgggtcgcgatggaggcggccaagaacggcgtcgaggcgaaggaCGTCTGTTTACCCAACAACCCGTTCGTGCGATCGTCATCGGCCACGGACCTGGCGCTGATGCTCGCGTCCACGGAGGTTAGGATATGGGCGGGTCGCGAGGTGCGCAACGGCAAGCCGGAGATCGCCGCCATCAGGGCGGTGGCGTGGTTCGGGAGCATGATCAACATCGCCACCAAGCTCAGGGAGATGGGCGTCATCAAGGGATGA
- a CDS encoding predicted protein — protein MIQTAHTARSRPVAAHRRSLTGSLARKARAVRGWHTKATGDDNRDVPGGLLAGGLKNALGFFKARMDEMMEDEEEASVTRVVQRSRDDDSVASWSIDLSVFLREPTTPLSAKAAARVERVSLGMECEFAERDAGVYPSRGGAGVRGSRYFVDDGLSDPSGADATPGFFWLADEPGYFKFTLRLNEPVVASGRTVLPAGDVYFNAKIDDERRGGGDTAGDGGGEKKSVRMTSGVATIKRDVKASFLGADYSGIMAEYIVVGTFTGTRRN, from the coding sequence ATGATCCAAACCGCGCACACCGCGCGGTctcgtcccgtcgccgcgcatcgTCGATCGCTCAcgggctcgctcgcgcgcaaggcgcgcgcggtccgcggTTGGCACACCAAAGCCACGGGCGACGACAACCGGGACGTGCCCGGCGGGCTTCTGGCCGGGGGTCTGAAGAACGCGCTGGGGTTCTTCAAGGCTCGGATGGACGAGATgatggaggacgaggaggaggcttcggtgacgcgcgtggtgcagcgctcgcgcgacgacgactccgtcgcgtcgtggtCGATCGACCTCAGCGTGTTCCTGAGGGAACCCACGACGCCGCTCTcggcgaaggctgccgcgcgcgtggagcgcgtcTCCCTCGGGATGGAGTGCGAGTTcgcggagagggacgcgggggtgTACCCGagcaggggcggcgcgggagtgCGGGGCAGCAGGTacttcgtcgacgacggtctGAGCGATCCGTCGGGTGCCGACGCCACCCCGGGGTTCTTCtggctcgcggacgagcccgGGTACTTCAAGTTCACCCTGCGACTGAACGAGCCCGTGGTGGCGTCGGGCCGCACGGTGCTCCCCGCGGGGGACGTCTACTTCAACGCCaagatcgacgacgagcggcgcggcggcggcgacacagctggcgacggaggaggtgAAAAAAAGTCGGTTCGGATGACGtcgggggtggcgacgatCAAGAGGGACGTCAAGGCGTcgttcctcggcgcggactaCAGCGGGATAATGGCGGAGTACATCGTGGTGGGCACGTTCACGGGCACGAGGCGGAACTGA
- a CDS encoding predicted protein, with the protein MGDKLAPTTRHAYTHEGRVVYEWDQTLDECNFYVRTPPGVKAKILDVEVTSTSVKFGIKGNPPYLHHELTEAVKAADSFWTLEDGELHIQMTKLHKGRPWVSLFKGHGMLDPAAEEAEKARLMKERFAEEHPGFDFSGAEFNGAAPDPSKFMGGIGHN; encoded by the coding sequence ATGGGGGATAAGCTCGCGCCCACGACACGACACGCGTATACGCACGAGGGTAGGGTCGTGTACGAGTGGGATCAGACCCTCGACGAGTGCAACTTCTACGTGCGCACGCCGCCCGGGGTCAAGGCGAAGATCCTCGACGTGGAGGTGACGAGCACGTCCGTCAAGTTCGGCATCAAGGGCAACCCGCCGTACCTGCACCACGAGCTCACGGAGGCGGTCAAAGCGGCCGACAGCTTCTGGACCctggaggacggcgagctgCACATACAGATGACCAAGCTCCACAAGGGAAGGCCGTGGGTCAGCCTGTTCAAGGGGCACGGGATGTTggatcccgcggcggaggaggcggagaaggcgcggcTGATGAAGGAGAGGTTCGCGGAGGAGCACCCGGGGTTCGACTTCTCGGGCGCGGAGttcaacggcgccgcgcccgacccgAGCAAGTTCATGGGAGGCATTGGACACAACTAG
- a CDS encoding glycoside hydrolase family 13 protein (too short to be annotated), whose translation MTWQYNGNFDQLEYMVRLKGGYGGNAQCVKYLLGSHDQCGKRPGHSHDLGHWVGRFGGRMEWRARATARLWWGVMCAGQGLPMMFMGTETHQDGHWHVDEDAKFDWGLLNMIAEKGVDNGALYAKQGMAHVKAANEVRVKHKALTMGDYKRTHRDDNNGILACERYYQNDETGEKERLIVVVNAGDGQWDEQGMYGVAIGGQWENCAGFEEVYNSQSAEFGGWENSGNKQRGVIQQDNDQLMICIPKLSVQIFKMLWGAPPAAVDPDVEHAKLAAAAAQSISALQ comes from the coding sequence atgacgtggcAGTACAACGGCAACTTTGACCAGCTCGAGTACATGGTTCGACTCAAGGGTGGGTACGGCGGCAACGCGCAGTGCGTCAAGTACCTGCTCGGCTCCCACGACCAGTGCGGGAAGCGACCGGGTCACAGCCACGACCTCGGTCACTGGGTGGGCAGGTTCGGCGGCCGGATGgagtggcgcgcgagggccacGGCTCGGCTGTGGTGGGGCGTGATGTGCGCCGGCCAGGGCTTGCCCATGATGTTCATGGGCACCGAGACGCACCAGGACGGTCACTggcacgtcgacgaggacgcaaAGTTCGACTGGGGTTTGCTCAACATGATTGCCGAGAAGGGCGTGGACAACGGGGCCTTGTACGCCAAGCAGGGCATGGCCCACGTCAAGGCTGCCAACGAGGTCCGGGTCAAACACAAGGCGCTCACCATGGGCGACTACAAGCGAACGCACCGCGACGATAACAACGGCATCTTGGCCTGCGAGAGGTACTACCAGAACGACGAGACCGGGGAGAAGGAGCGactcatcgtcgtcgtcaacgccggcgacgggcagTGGGACGAGCAGGGCATGtacggcgtcgccatcggaGGACAGTGGGAGAACTGCGCCGGGTTCGAGGAGGTGTACAACTCTCAGAGCGCCGAGTTTGGCGGATGGGAAAACAGCGGCAACAAGCAGAGGGGCGTCATCCAGCAGGATAACGACCAGCTCATGATCTGCATCCCCAAGCTGAGCGTCCAGATCTTCAAGATGCTCTGGGGGGCCCCGCcggccgccgtcgacccggACGTCGAGCACGCGAAGctggcggctgcggcggcgcagtcGATCTCGGCGCTGCAGTAA
- a CDS encoding predicted protein yields MADGKDDVDQWKELNEARKASIQRKLMVPLIYAPMLPLIRIGFNHNPTLRNRLYGASLIAALAHAGYIMASDSSVL; encoded by the coding sequence atggcggacggTAAGGACGATGTGGACCAGTGGAAGGAGCTGAACGAAGCGCGTAAGGCTTCGATTCAGCGTAAGCTCATGGTCCCGCTGATATACGCTCCGATGCTACCGCTCATTCGGATCGGGTTCAACCATAACCCGACTTTGAGGAACAGGCTATACGGGGCATCGCTGATTGCCGCGCTCGCCCATGCTGGGTACATCATGGCGAGCGACAGCAGCGTGCTGTGA
- a CDS encoding predicted protein: MSGWRFRTPAAEVDPEVLRKEEEGLITLMKERALVRCRETQKDYYECVKGRTISIAWACRDTAAAMNDCLHQHTNDTSLDELKQRWVKAGRPSIADRDSRFAKSYLKS; this comes from the coding sequence ATGTCGGGCTGGAGGTTTAGAACACCAGCCGCGGAGGTCGACCCCGAGGTGCTgcggaaggaggaggagggtcTGATCACGCTCAtgaaggagcgcgcgctggtGCGGTGCAGGGAGACGCAGAAGGACTACTACGAGTGCGTCAAAGGGAGGACGATCAGCATCGCGTGGGCGTGCCGGGATACCGCAGCGGCGATGAACGATTGTCTGCACCAACACACGAACGACACCTCGCTGGACGAGTTGAAGCAGCGATGGGTGAAGGCCGGGCgcccgtccatcgcggacaGGGACTCGCGATTCGCCAAGAGCTATCTCAAAAGCTGA